CGACCTCGGTGCCCTGCTCGAGGCGCTGAGCGAGGACGACACCGTCCTCGTCGAGCTGACCGAGGTCGACGGCGTGCTCCATGCCGTGATCTCCGGACACGGGCGGGTGCGCCACCGCGTCGTCGGCGACGCCACGACGGCTGCCCGTGCCGTGGACTTCGCGCTGTTCACCTTGCGCCAGGCGGCGCGGGGCCGACGTGCCCAGGTCGCCGTCGCCGGCCGCCGGCTGCAGGAGGCGCTGCTCGGCCCGGCGGTGCGCGGGCTGGACGGTGCCCGGGTCGTCGTCTCCCCGACGACCGCGCTCCAGGGCGTCCCGTGGGGGATCCTGCCCGACCTCGCCGACCGCCCGGTGACGACCACCCCCTCGGCGCGGCTCTGGCTCCGGGCGCGCTCGGCCGTGCCGACCGGTGAGCACCGGGTGATGGTCGTCGGCCCGGGCCTGGGCAGCGGCGGCGCCGAGGTGCCGGTCATCGCCGCGGACGACCCGTCCGCGGTGGTGCTGGACGGTGAGGCCGCCACGGCGGCGGCCACCCTCACGGCCCTCGACGGCGCGTCCCTCGCCCACGTCGCCGCCCACGGCCGGTTCCGCGAGGACAGCCCGCTGTTCTCCTCGCTGGCGCTCGCGGACGGGCCGCTCCTGGTCCACGACCTGCAGCAGCTGCGACACCCGCCGCACCGGGTCGTCCTCTCCGCGTGCGAGTCGGGTGTGCTGGCCCCCGTCGGCGACCAGGAGCTCCTCGGGCTCTCGGCCGCGCTGCTCTCGATGGGCACCGCCGGCGTGGTGTCAGCGCTCGCGGAGGTCGACGACGCCGCCACGGTCGAGGTCATGGTCGCGCTGCACGCCGCGCTGCGACGAGGCGCGGGCCTCGGGGAGGCGCTCCACGCCGCTCGGGCGGCCGCCGGCACCGACCCCGTCCTCGTCGCCACCGCAGCCTCCTTCACCGCAATGGGGACCTGACCCTCAGGGCATCTGCACCTTCACCGGGTCGCTCGCGTTCTCGCACGCGTCGAGCACGCAGCGCACGGTCGACGACTTCCGCTGCCCGTTGACCTGGAGCAGCACGGCGTCCGGCGATTCCCACTGCCAGCCGCCGAACCAGTTCGTGGTCCACGTCGCCAGCCGCTTCCCGTCGGTGCGGCGGAGGTCGATCTCGTTCGGTCCGAGACCGTCGACGAGGATCCCGACGGTCAGCATGCGCGTCCCGTCGGGCGACAGGGCCACCACCCGCTGGCTGCAGGAGCGCCACACGGTGTCGGCGAGGTCGCTCAGCCGCACCATCCGCACGCAGCCGCCGACGTACGGGTCCTTGGTGTAGGTCTCGAGCAGGTCGTGCTCGATGCTGGCGAGCGCCGAGAGACGGCGGGTCACGAGGCGGACCCGGTCGGGACCGGTCCGCCAGCGCACCAGCCGGCCGTCGTGGCGCACCAGGACCTGGCGCTCGTCGGCGGTGACCACCTCGGGCCAGCCGCCGAACGTACGCTCCGGTCCGGCCGAGCCGTCGAGCGCCGAGAAGGTCTGCACCGCGGTGCGACGGCGGGCCGGGTGGTCGAGGGTGACCAGGCGGCTGCCGTCCTCGCTCAGCGTGGTGAGGGTGACGTCGACCTTGCGCAGCAGCGTGCGGGTGCTCCCGTCCGGCTCGATGCGGATCACACGGCGTCGGTCGGTCCCGACGACCCAGCCGTCGCCCGACTCCCCGATCACCCGGACCACCCGGCCAGCGAGGTCGACGCGCAGGTCACCAGCGACGAAGTCGAAGTCCTCGACGTGCGCCACCGCGACGTCGGGCCCCCGGTCGAGACGCTGCGGCTGCAGCTCGGTGGTGGGCGCGGCGGCCCCGGCCGGTGCGACGAGCCCGAGGCCCGTGGCGAGAGCCGCGACGAGTGCGGCTGCGGTCGTACGACGCATGGTGGATCCCCCTGGTGTGTGCGCTCTCATGGGGGAGACGCGGCGCGACCTCCGCGGGTTGCGTCCGCCGCGGGGGAATCGGTTCGCGGCTCCCGGAGGGCCACACCTATTGTTGCGCCCATGACTGGCCGCATCCTCCGCATGTCGTCCCTCTTCGTGCGCACCCTGCGCGACGACCCGAACGACGCCGAGGTGCCGAGCCACAAGCTGCTCGTCCGCGCCGGCTACATCCGCCGCAACGCCCCCGGCATCTACACCTGGCTGCCGCTCGGCCTGCGCGTGCTGCGCAAGATCGAGGCGATCATCCGCGAGGAGATGGACGACATCGGCGCCCAGGAGCTGTCGTTCCCCGCGCTGCTGCCCAAGGAGCCCTACGAGGCGACCAACCGGTGGGTCGAGTACGGCCCCAACATCTTCCGCCTGCAGGACCGCAAGGGCGCCGACTACCTGCTCGGCCCCACGCACGAGGAGATGTTCACCCTCGTGGTGAAGGACCTCTACTCCTCCTACAAGGACCTCCCGCTCTCGATCTACCAGATCCAGACCAAGTACCGCGACGAGGCGCGTCCCCGTGCGGGTCTGCTGCGCGGGCGCGAGTTCGTGATGAAGGACTCCTACTCCTTCGACGTCGACGACGCCGGGCTCGAGGTGGCCTACCAGAAGCATCGCGACGCCTACGTCCGCATCTTCGACCGCCTCGGCTTCGAGTACGTCATCGTCAAGGCGACCTCGGGTGCCATGGGCGGCTCGGCCAGCGAGGAGTTCCTCGCCAAGGCCGAGGTCGGCGAGGACACCTACGTCCGCTGCACGCACTGCGACTACGCCGCCAACGTCGAGGCCGTCGCGGTCCGCGCGCCCGCCGCCGTGCCCTTCGACGATGCGCCCGCCGCGCACGCCGAGGACACCCCCGACACGCCCACCATCGACACCCTCGTCGACCACCTCAACGCCACGTTCCCCCGTGACGACCGTCCCTGGGCGGCCGGCGACACGCTCAAGAACGTGCTGGTCGTGCTCAAGCACCCCGACGGCACCCGCGAGCCGCTCGCCATCGGCCTGCCCGGCGACCGCGAGGTCGACCAGAAGCGGCTCGAGGGCCAGCTCGAGCCCATCGAGGTGGAGGCGATGGACGAGGCCGAGCTCGCGAAGCACCCCGCGCTGGTGAAGGGCTACATCGGCCCGGAGGTGCTGGGGGAGGAGTCGAAGTCCGGCATCCGCTACCTCGTCGACCCCCGCGTCGTGGAGGGCACCCGCTGGGTCACCGGCGCCAACGTCCCCGGCTCCCACGTCGTCGACCTGGTGGTCGGGCGCGACTTCACGCCTGACGGCACGATCGAGGCCGCCGACGTGCGCGACGGCGACGAGTGCCCCAACTGCACCGAGGGCACCCTGCAGTCCGCCCGCGGCGTCGAGATGGGCCACATCTTCCAGCTCGGCCGCAAGTACGCCGACGCGCTCGGCCTGAAGGTGCTCGACGAGAACGGCAAGCTCGTCACCGTCACGATGGGCTCCTACGGCATCGGCCCCTCGCGCGCCGTGGCCGCCATCGCCGAGGGCACCCTCGACGACATGGGCCTGTGCTGGCCGCGCAACGTCGCGCCCGCCGACGTCCACGTCGTGGCCGCCGGCAAGGACGAGGCGATCTTCGCCGCCGCCGAGGAGCTCGCACGCGACCTCAAGGCCGCCGGCCTCGAGGTGCTGCTCGACGACCGCGCCGGCAAGGTCAGCCCCGGCGTGAAGTTCAAGGACGCCGAGCTGATCGGCGTCCCGACGATCGTCACGGTCGGCCGCGGCCTGGCCGACGGCCTCGTCGAGGTCCGCGACCGCAAGTCCGGCGAGCGCGAGGACGTCGCGGTCGGCGACGCGGCCACGCACGTGGCCGACCTGGTGCTGCGGGGCTGAGCCAAGGTCTCGGTGGTCGAGGTGCGAGCGAGGCGAGTCTCGACACCACTCACCGGGTGGCGCGCGCACCTGGCCGCGATCCGCCCGGACGCCGACCCGGTAGAGGCCGACTGGTGGGACACGTCGTGGGAGACCCCCACGCCCGCGGCCGTCGGCTTCCTCGTCCCGGCGGGATTCGAGGCGTACGCCCGGGTGCTCCACCCGGCCCACGACCGGCACCGGGACGCGGTGAGGTGGTCGACCGTCGCGGAGGAGTGCGGCACGGTGCTGCACGCCGAGGCGCAGTGGCACGCCCTCGCCGGGCGCAGGTCCTCGCGCGAGCACAGCCCGCCCCCGACCGGCACGGGCTGGCCCGGCAACGAGCCCGACGTCGGCTGT
This genomic interval from Nocardioides palaemonis contains the following:
- a CDS encoding proline--tRNA ligase; translated protein: MTGRILRMSSLFVRTLRDDPNDAEVPSHKLLVRAGYIRRNAPGIYTWLPLGLRVLRKIEAIIREEMDDIGAQELSFPALLPKEPYEATNRWVEYGPNIFRLQDRKGADYLLGPTHEEMFTLVVKDLYSSYKDLPLSIYQIQTKYRDEARPRAGLLRGREFVMKDSYSFDVDDAGLEVAYQKHRDAYVRIFDRLGFEYVIVKATSGAMGGSASEEFLAKAEVGEDTYVRCTHCDYAANVEAVAVRAPAAVPFDDAPAAHAEDTPDTPTIDTLVDHLNATFPRDDRPWAAGDTLKNVLVVLKHPDGTREPLAIGLPGDREVDQKRLEGQLEPIEVEAMDEAELAKHPALVKGYIGPEVLGEESKSGIRYLVDPRVVEGTRWVTGANVPGSHVVDLVVGRDFTPDGTIEAADVRDGDECPNCTEGTLQSARGVEMGHIFQLGRKYADALGLKVLDENGKLVTVTMGSYGIGPSRAVAAIAEGTLDDMGLCWPRNVAPADVHVVAAGKDEAIFAAAEELARDLKAAGLEVLLDDRAGKVSPGVKFKDAELIGVPTIVTVGRGLADGLVEVRDRKSGEREDVAVGDAATHVADLVLRG